The following nucleotide sequence is from Polyodon spathula isolate WHYD16114869_AA unplaced genomic scaffold, ASM1765450v1 scaffolds_1056, whole genome shotgun sequence.
aatgactgaaaaataaaatcaaacaaacggCACGGACTATTTCAGTTTCTGGTCATATTAAGGGACAGGTAATTGTGACAGGGATTTGTAACGCCATATTCCCAGAACTATTAATCATTCGTTCAAAGTAAATTACATCCAAGTCTAATAATCTTAGAGGACTGTAGATGTATTTTTCTAATAAAACAGTGTCTTGCTTTGAAGCCTGTTTGTGTAAATTACTGTTTTatgttattatattgttttagtttttccatAAAACAGATGGCCGATTCTATTAAAACCTATACGCTGTAAATCCAAAGAAAGTGTGACGCGTTTAGTAGTCTCTGAATGACGTGCGTGTAAAACAGAAACGTCCTGTTCCTAACGCTGCGGTGAACAGGCGTTTGGAACTGTAAATCATTGCTAAACGTTATGTGTTTAATCTGTGCCTTTGCTGTAGATTTTAAACACCATCCCTGTTATAAAAGCGTACAAAAGTGTTACAGACGCGCTACAAACAGAGCgacgataatatatatatatatagtataattatctatatatataatttataattatcatatcataattatatatatatatactaatctTATCTGTGTCACATACACACTTAGCACGGGTAACAATTGTGTATTTTCCAGGTTGTTTGTGGGGTATAGGAGTTGAAGCAGGAAGACGCACAGTAATAGTTTATATTAGTAAATCATATGTAATCGCTTTGCATAGAGTTTAAGATCCTATTATCCCAGTTGTGATGCAGACATTGCGTTTGACAAGCCGTCTTCTCAAATCAAATAGAAAGACACTACACGCATTACGGcgcctctttaaaaaaaaaaaaaacacaatacaaaacacgtaGAAGGAACTTCCAAAACGTGTCTGCCTTACCTTCCCGCTTTAGTGACAATCATCTCAGTCCCCAGTTGGTTAAACTCATCCCAGAGAGCCTTCATCTCAAGCTGCACGTTAATGTTCGCCACTTTGGGGTTCTTCTTCGCCGGTGGTTTGCTGTTCGGGGTCGAGTTGGAGGTCGAGGAAGCGCAGTTGGAGGTCCCGGTGTCGGGCTGCGGAGCCGGATTGGAGCCCGAGTAGCTGTAGCTGTGTTGTGCGGCAGAGCAGGGCTCGTAGTGCGGCTCATGCTGGCTGTAGGGGTCTCCCGGGGAAGGCGAGAGGTGGTAACTCCCAGGCGCATTCAGGCTGCTCAAGCTGTTCGTTGTGAAGGCTGCAACATCGCAAAAATGGGACAGCTGGGTCAGCCACGGACTGGATATTGCTGAAATCATTCCAAAAACtggggttattattatttgtttctcctggtataaaggttatttttttaatgcaaaaaagaaatgttcaaaAACCAAAGCTCCTTttagtattttctttaatatttactACCAGTTCTTTCCAGTCATCTCCTTGATTGTAATCCCTTTGCTGACTCGTAGGTTTCAGTTTAACACTGCCACACAACCAACTTTAGCTGTGTATAGGCTATAGAGCTATTGTGCCAGCGAGACGCTacagtccagaaaaaaaaagaaaaaaaaaccctagataAAATGCATGATTCCTCTTGGTTAGATAATGTCTGGGATTAGCAGAACGCAGAGCTAAACCTCGCGTTGCTGTTCCCGTGTGCTCTTCCCTTGAACAGCGTTCTTAAGTTTGTGAGGTGGAGTGTTCTGAGCGACGCGCTCCTGCTGTGTGCAACACTACAGTCCGGACTCGCTCTTATCTCTCCGAGAGGGCCTCCCCTTCACGAAAGAACCGGTTCTTATTTCTATTGAGATAAGGAGCTGCAGGTAATGTGCCTTTCCTCGCCTTGGGACCAATCTGATTGACACAAAAGTGCACCCCTTTTAATAGGCTTTCCGGCACCCATGCACTGCGCGACAAGGGCATCGCCCACAATGGAACCCAGGAAACAATGAGAATGGAGGCTGGCACGAGAGGCTGCCCCTCGCTAAGGTAAACAAACACCTCTTCAGCACGAGCAAATAGGCTCTGGAGCGACAGAAATCTATATAGAAGCGCAAAGGAATGGAGGAGCATGGCTCGCATCATATCATTAATATCTGCTGCATGGGCCACTTCTTTTTTTACACTATCTCTTCATTTTGCATTATATCTTCCATGCGCACCATTTGCTCTGTAGGCTACCGCcgattttatatataatatagatatatattattatatgcctatatatatatatatatatatattatgtgtgtgtgtgtgtggtgtaatatatatgtatatataatatatatatatatatcgatatctatattaatatatctatatataataaataaaaattatgtttgtgtgtgtggttgtgtgtttgtgtgtgtgtgtgtggtgtggtatattaaatactataaaaaaatatatatatataattatataaaattatatatgtaaaccttttttttttggaacacaTTCCTCAGGAGTTAGTGATCCCACACGTActgggaacaaaaataaaatcttcatcATGCTGTCATGCATGATCGAGATATTTACGGTCTGAAAGCAATATCTTTTCAATATCTTGATTAGTTATAACCTatgcttgtatttatttgttttttttaatattaatgttttgttactttgttgtgtttttaaatgacttACCTTAACAGTTAATGAACTTTGTCTTTATAGAAATTCTAGGCAGTTCATAAATATGGTTTATGATTTTATA
It contains:
- the LOC121309237 gene encoding T-box transcription factor TBX1-like; protein product: MDDCSPFSPKANAFSIASLISAAEEARNAAFEEPSSGLKQHSQHQCSYRSSRMHYSTVTREMEAFTTNSLSSLNAPGSYHLSPSPGDPYSQHEPHYEPCSAAQHSYSYSGSNPAPQPDTGTSNCASSTSNSTPNSKPPAKKNPKVANINVQLEMKALWDEFNQLGTEMIVTKAGR